The Echeneis naucrates chromosome 8, fEcheNa1.1, whole genome shotgun sequence genome has a window encoding:
- the LOC115047081 gene encoding nuclear GTPase SLIP-GC-like, which produces MDEFVCNKLREWNFGELIQKFEEEEIDKESFYCLDDQEIKDLIPKAGPRLKFKKRLERLKAEQNATEDKMPDVSAHESEEAAESVQVGPSTSGTSDGGKRRLDVQGELTGSPQQSPAGKRRRDKKLPAYSEKIILADVKGIMEHVYRKLKNEEKTKLNNFLKAKIGDLETEKRELVGVFGQTGAGKSSLINAVIGVKNLLPSGDVRACTSVMIKVEANTKNSKFEAEIEFISKEDWKDELWYVDRILKDGAQKEEGDDYGGGDTGEKLTAVYGEEWKNMSPDDLMDKKWFKEIPEFLQNREEGKKILTFESARELSAKLVKYTKSDSTGQDGDIKRFYWPLIKCVTVRVPHNDLLQHVTLVDLPGNGDYNKSRDKMWKEIVGCCSTVWIVTEIKRAASDAEAWDILENASSLMGNGGECQQVHFICTKSDYSPEWEDKSAAEVRAAIFKRNREAKEAVMTNFRKKRKINKHFSEECFKVFTVSSKEFLKRKRLEPEDTEIPKLQEFLQELDDSHSDTVNYVFGALGIISLIHGARYSKVAGQTERVHTQLQTTLREELDKIRKALGEVYMDFKKCLTEGVEKSKDSCEKKLNSILFPRRASGSAFHKTLKYVVENNGTYKQKKRRQETMNEKLSSHLTDSIDEKFRKTFPNERQCEPFNGVIKAFSLQTERLIQQNKAVELQLTFLKTEEEKIKTKLNKLIRERKKMIYGSLVQTIEDCMKSCYEKAATFSGPGTLDNMRSTVECHVRGSKNIMFEQAKKVLLQNLKNLEGEILKMLNKTLTESVELSFKMDHSTIPDVSGEYDLVKKHYDMLKSSPEGEI; this is translated from the exons ATGGATGAGTTTGTTTGTAACAAATTACGTGAATGGAATTTCGGCGAGTTGATTCAGAAATTTGAAG aagaagaaattgacAAAGAAAGTTTTTACTGTCTTGATGATCAGGAAATTAAAGACTTGATACCAAAGGCAGGCCCAAGGTTGAAATTCAAGAAGAGACTAGAGAGGTTAAAG GCAGAACAAAATGCAACAGAGGACAAAATGCCTGATGTTTCTGCTCAT GAGTCTGAAGAAGCAGCTGAGTCTGTCCAG GTTGGCCCGTCAACTAGTGGCACAAGTGATGGAG gaaagagaaggtTGGATGTACAGGGAGAACTCACAGGGAGCCCCCAGCAGTCACCAGCTGGCAAACGACGACGTGACAAAAAACTGCCAGCATACTCAG aaaaaatcATACTTGCTGATGTGAAAGGAATAATGGAACATGTCTATAGGAAACTCAAAAATGAAGAGAAGACAAAGCTCAACAATTTTCTGAA AGCTAAAATTGGTGATTTGGAGACGGAAAAGAGGGAGCTGGTTGGTGTTTTTGGTCAAACTGGAGCTGGAAAGAGCTCTTTGATAAATGCTGTCATTGGAGTGAAGAATCTTTTGCCCTCTGGAGATGTCAGGGCCTGCACCTCAGTCATGATTAAAGTGGaggcaaacacaaagaactcAAAGTTTGAGGCAGAAATTGAGTTCATTTCAAAAGAG GATTGGAAAGATGAGTTATGGTATGTGGATCGTATTCTGAAGGATGGAGCTCAGAAAGAAGAAGGTGATGATTATGGTGGTGGTGACACTGGAGAAAAGCTCACAGCGGTTTATGGGGAAGAATGGAAGAACATGTCCCCTGATGACCTCATGGACAAAAAATGGTTCAAAGAAATCCCAGAATTTCTCcaaaacagagaagaaggaaagaaaattttgacatttgaatCA GCAAGAGAGTTATCTGCAAAACTtgtcaaatacacaaaaagtgACTCGACAGGACAAGATGGTGACATAAAGAGGTTTTACTGGCCGCTCATAAAGTGCGTGACTGTCAGGGTGCCTCATAATGATCTGCTCCAACATGTCACACTTGTGGATCTTCCTGGAAATGGGGACTATAACAAGAGTAGAGATAAAATGTGGAAGGAG ATTGTTGGATGCTGTTCTACTGTGTGGATTGTCACCGAAATCAAACGAGCAGCATCAGATGCAGAAGCCTGGGACATCCTGGAAAATGCCAGTAGCCTCATGGGAAATGGTGGCGAATGTCAGCAGGTTCACTTCATCTGCACAAAGTCTGATTACAGTCCAGAATGGGAAGATAA ATCTGCTGCTGAGGTTCGTGCTGCcatatttaaaagaaacagGGAAGCCAAGGAAGCAGTGATGACAAACTTCAGAAAGAAACGCAAGATTAAT AAACACTTCAGCGAGGAGTGTTTCAAAGTGTTCACAGTGAGCTCCAAAGAGTTTCTAAAAAGAAAACGTCTAGAACCAGAGGACACTG AAATACCCAAACTTCAGGAGTTCCTGCAAGAGCTCGATGACTCTCACTCCGATACAGTAAACTACGTGTTTGGAGCTCTTGGAATTATCTCACTGATTCATGGAGCGAGATACAGCAAAGTG gCCGGCCAAACTGaacgtgtgcacacacagctTCAAACAACCCTGAGGGAGGAACTTGATAAAATCAGAAAAGCCCTGGGAGAAGTCTATATGGATTTTAAAAAGTGTCTGACTGAGGGGGTTGAAAAATCCAAAGATTCCTGTGAGAAAAAGCTGAATTCGATCTTGTTTCCC aGAAGGGCATCTGGTAGTGCTTTtcacaaaacactgaagtaTGTGGTTGAAAACAACGGCAcctacaaacaaaaaaaaaggagacaagaGACCATGAATGAGAAGTTAAGTTCTCACCTGACTGACAGCATTGATGAGAAATTCAGGAAGACTTTCCC aaatgaaagacaATGTGAACCGTTCAATGGAGTCATCAAAGCATTTTCGCTTCAAACTGAGCGGCTCATACAACAGAACAAAGCTGTCGAACTCCAACTgacttttctgaaaacagag gaagaaaagataaagacaaaactCAACAAACTCATTCGTGAGCGTAAGAAAATGATCTACGGCAGCCTCGTGCAGACAATCGAAGACTGCATGAAGAGCTGCTATGAAA AAGCAGCAACATTCAGTGGACCAGGCACGCTGGACAACATGAGGTCCACCGTTGAGTGTCATGTGAGGGGTTCAAAGAACATCATGTTTGAGCAAGCGAAGAAAGTTCTGTTGCAGAACTTGAAAAACTTGGAG GGGGAAATCctgaaaatgctgaataaaACCTTGACGGAATCAGTTGAGCTGTCATTCAAGATGGATCATTCCACCATCCCAG atgtTTCGGGGGAGTATGACTTGGTGAAGAAACACTACGATATGCTGAAGTCCAGCCCAGAGGGAGAAATATAA
- the ccp110 gene encoding LOW QUALITY PROTEIN: centriolar coiled-coil protein of 110 kDa (The sequence of the model RefSeq protein was modified relative to this genomic sequence to represent the inferred CDS: deleted 2 bases in 1 codon) — translation MVCVSYSECGCVGPEMESYEEFCLRSLAILQEEEKYKKMTCETLCSLKACSVIHFHGRGVLSPLLSAEQRREMCGLRQRAVQQEMERQNQQRNVLLAKVQDILAQAQINKVQSGEVEKLPVCKSATVSGYTLVTDSPGLPRDTKDLQTTDCPTTPRSQTPSINGYKVVEEVKVVRKETYEEKEEANKDISLDSLLKKSREYVKREQSQHRSKAVTRTPPSEIACDKESKSCSPLGDMGVEFGFSLHHSPTGTPQNQIQHQAGHDPSLHQSGSLSPSLPDRYAHLPSPESSISPCVRRRRPRPVSTGNIHISFPIGPADLIPRSPGRSGEGTNMTDWGEALAGATNYYDHWSSVGNDGGGCVGNSSNRRSSHCGTSPMKENYSQTSASMSSPMGQHDHLAAGFRRRCHTLDNQLHTYPSGVERIDRSQERVPRFMAGVTWLAPTRHTPVSPLNQSYEVENPSPSLPRPRMTPDVAPVTLRMEPDDLQESSNGRITPSVLRNASETQASETEETQRRALALEDMQRHLEEEHALQMSLLLAEQEKEQQRLRQEVEATERRLKEQGCVWPLSGDAGGWNRRSVGDSCSVVSPSCPGLSPAPTPSDRSPGHTRGFPSPISSSVCSPSVQPSVYLWGPTWAASKPRARLSLILTAEQQRAFCRIGAITRGFLTRSLLKTAKVKHLRQTIVDTQEFIRSFQTEAPQKKCTLSAQDLSLQERVRAQLRAALYDIHDIFFEMPLKDRLGLLQQDRELRIERKLRHMEKTKCPKDRVVLSAATQRSLDRKKRVGESPVQAKKMQPKPKSPTTHRVLKPSLGQNSPAPGQLNRQGSWYRKTPEERIKRSDSLKKQHSLG, via the exons ATGGTGTGTGTTTCCTATTCAGAGTGTGGATGTGTGGGT CCAGAGATGGAAAGCTATGAGGAGTTCTGCCTGCGGAGTTTGGCCAtactgcaggaggaggagaaatacAAGAAGATGACATGCGAAACACTGTGTTCCCTGAAAGCTTGCTCTGTCATCCACTTTCATGGAAGAGGGGTGCTTTCTCCACTg ttgAGTGCAGAGCAGCGCAGGGAGATGTGTGGCCTCAGGCAGAGGGCAGTCCAGCAAGAGATGGAGAGGCAAAACCAACAAAGGAACGTGCTTCTGGCCAAAGTTCAGGACATACTGGCTCAAGCTCAG ATAAACAAAGTACAGAGTGGCGAGGTTGAAAAGCTGCCAGTGTGCAAGTCTGCAACAGTCAGTGGGTACACTTTGGTCACTGACTCACCTGGACTCCCCAGAGACACGAAGGATCTTCAAACAACTGATTGCCCCACCACTCCACGCTCTCAGACCCCCTCCATCAATGGCTACAAAGTAGTGGAGGAAGTGAAAGTGGTGAGGAAAGAGACAtatgaggagaaagaggaagcgAACAAAGACATTAGTTTGGACAGTCTTCTTAAGAAATCAAGAGAGTATGTGAAGAGAGAGCAGAGTCAACACAGGTCGAAAGCTGTCACCCGGACTCCCCCATCTGAGATTGCCTGTGACAAGGAGAGCAAGAGCTGTTCTCCCTTGGGGGACATGGGGGTTGAGTTTGGATTTAGCCTGCATCACAGCCCAACTGGCACACCTCAGAACCAGATTCAACACCAAGCTGGTCATGACCCCAGTCTTCATCAGTCTGGCTCACTTTCACCTAGTCTACCTGACAGATATGCCCATCTCCCAAGTCCAGAGTCAAGCATTAGTCCCTGTGTCCGGAGACGTAGACCACGCCCAGTTTCAACAGGTAACATCCATATATCATTTCCCATTGGTCCAGCAGACCTTATCCCCCGAAGCCCAGGAAGGTCAGGGGAAGGTACAAACATGACGGATTGGGGAGAGGCTCTTGCAGGGGCCACAAATTACTATGATCACTGGAGCTCAGTTGGGAATGATGGTGGGGGTTGTGTTGGCAATAGCAGCAACCGTCGATCTAGTCACTGTGGTACCAGTCCAATGAAGGAAAACTATAGCCAGACTAGTGCCTCAATGTCCAGCCCAATGGGACAACATGACCATCTGGCTGCAGGATTTCGCCGGCGCTGCCACACCCTGGATAACCAGTTGCATACTTACCCCTCCGGAGTTGAGCGTATAGACCGCAGCCAAGAAAGGGTCCCTCGTTTCATGGCAGGAGTTACATGGTTGGCTCCAACTCGGCACACCCCTGTATCCCCCTTAAACCAGTCTTATGAGGTAGAGAATCCCTCACCATCTTTGCCGAGGCCCAGAATGACTCCTGACGTGGCTCCGGTCACACTCAGAATGGAGCCTGATGATCTTCAAGAGTCAAGCAATGGTAGGATCACACCATCTGTCCTCAGGAATGCATCTGAAACACAGGCCAGTGAGACAG aggagacacagagaagaGCGTTGGCTTTAGAGGACATGCAAAGGCATTTGGAGGAGGAGCATGCCTTGCAGATGTCGCTGCTTCTGGCTGAGCAGGAGAAAGAGCAGCAGCGCCTCCGCCAG GAGGTTGAGGCGACAGAGAGGAGACTGAAGGAGCAGGGGTGTGTGTGGCCTCTGAGTGGAGATGCTGGAGGATGGAATCGAAGGTCCGTAGGTGACAGCTGTTCTGTTGTGAGCCCCTCTTGTCCAGGACTAAGCCCTGCCCCCACGCCATCAGACCGATCACCTGGACACACTAGAG gtTTTCCAAGTCCTAtcagttccagtgtgtgttccCCCTCTGTCCAGCCGTCAGTTTATCTGTGGGGCCCCACCTGGGCAGCAAGCAAACCGAGAGCAAGGCTAAGTCTG ATTctaacagcagagcagcagagggcgTTCTGTCGTATTGGCGCCATTACTCGTGGATTTCTCACACGCAGTCTGCTTAAAACAGCAAAAGTCAAGCATCTGCGTCAGACCATTGTG GATACACAGGAGTTCATTCGTTCATTCCAGACTGAGGCACCGCAGAAGAAATGCACCCTCTCAGCCCAAGATCTCTCCCTGCAGGAAAGAGTCAGAGCCCAG TTACGTGCTGCCCTTTATGACATCCATGACATCTTCTTTGAAATGCCTCTCAAGGATCGATTAGGATTATTGCAACAGGACAGAGAGCTCCGTATTGAGAGGAAGCTGCGACACATG GAAAAGACCAAGTGCCCAAAGGACAGAGTAGTTCTGTCTGCAGCCACACAGAGGTCTTTGGACAGGAAAAAGAG AGTTGGTGAATCCCCAGTGCAGGCTAAGAAGATGCAACCGAAACCAAAGAGCCCGACTACCCACAG AGTCCTAAAACCAAGCTTAGGGCAAAATTCTCCTGCCCCAGGGCAGCTAAATCGCCAGGG GAGCTGGTACAGAAAGACACCAGAGGAGAGGATAAAGCGCTCAGACAGCCTGAAAAAGCAGCACTCGCTGGGTTAG
- the LOC115047080 gene encoding nuclear GTPase SLIP-GC-like, producing the protein MDEFVCNKLREWNFGELIQKFEEEEIDKESFYCLDDQEIKDLIPKAGPRLKFKKRLERLKAEQNATEDKIPDVSAHESEEAAESVQVGPSTSGTSDGGKRRLDVQGELTGSPQQSPAGKRRRDKKLPAYSEKIILADVKGIMEHVRKKLDNEEKTKLNDFLKAKIGDLETEKRELVGVFGQTGAGKSSLINAVIGVKNLLPSGDVRACTSVMIKVEANTKNSKFEAEIELISKEDWKDELWSMDRILKDGAQKENDDDDDDDDGGGDIGEKLSAVYGEEWKKVSPDDLMDKKWFKEIPEFLQNREEGKKILTFESARELSAKLVKYTKSDSTGQDGDIKRFYWPLIKCVTVRVPHNDLLQHVTLVDLPGNGDYNKSRDKMWKEIVGCCSTVWIVTEIKRAASDAEAWDILENASSLMGNGGECQQVHFICTKSDFITDLDVNSAAEVRAAIFKRNREAKEAVMTNFRKKHKINKHFSEECFKVFTVSSKEFLKRKRLEPEDTEIPKLQEFLQELDDSHSDTVNYVFGALGIISLIHGARYSKVAGQTERVHTQLQTTLREELDKIRKALGEVYMDFKKCLTEGVEKSKDSCEKKLNSVLFPTLKGKNRGFHKTLKYVVENNGTYKPKKGKTMNMNEKLSSHLTDSINEKFRKTFPNERQCEPFNGVIKAFSLQTERLIQQNKAVELQLTFLKTEEEKIKTKLNKLIRERKKMIYGSLVQTIEDCMKSCYEKAATFSGPGMLNNMRSTVECHVRGSKNIMFEQAKKILLQNLTNLEGEILKMLNKTLTESVELSFKMDHSTIPDVSAEYDMVKKKYDMLKSSPEGEI; encoded by the exons ATGGATGAGTTTGTTTGTAACAAATTACGTGAATGGAATTTCGGCGAGTTGATTCAGAAATTTGAAG aagaagaaattgacAAAGAAAGTTTTTACTGTCTTGATGATCAGGAAATTAAAGACTTGATACCAAAGGCAGGCCCAAGGTTGAAATTCAAGAAGAGACTAGAGAGGTTAAAG GCAGAACAAAATGCAACAGAGGACAAAATACCTGATGTTTCTGCTCAT GAGTCTGAAGAAGCAGCTGAGTCTGTCCAG GTTGGCCCGTCAACTAGTGGCACAAGTGATGGAG gaaagagaaggtTGGATGTACAGGGAGAACTCACAGGGAGCCCCCAGCAGTCACCAGCTGGCAAACGACGACGTGACAAAAAACTGCCAGCATACTCAG aaaaaatcATACTTGCTGATGTGAAAGGAATAATGGAACATGTCCGTAAGAAACTGGACAATGAAGAGAAGACAAAGCTCAACGATTTTCTGAA AGCTAAAATTGGTGATTTGGAGACGGAAAAGAGGGAGCTGGTTGGTGTTTTTGGTCAAACTGGAGCTGGAAAGAGCTCTTTGATAAATGCTGTCATTGGAGTGAAGAATCTTTTGCCCTCTGGAGATGTCAGGGCCTGCACCTCAGTCATGATTAAAGTGGaggcaaacacaaagaactcAAAGTTTGAGGCAGAAATTGAGTTAATTTCAAAAGAG GATTGGAAAGATGAGTTATGGTCTATGGATCGTATTCTGAAGGATGGAgctcagaaagaaaatgatgatgatgacgatgatgatgatggtggtggtgacaTTGGAGAAAAGCTGTCAGCGGTTTATGGAGAAGAATGGAAGAAAGTGTCCCCTGATGACCTCATGGACAAAAAATGGTTCAAAGAAATCCCAGAATTTCTCcaaaacagagaagaaggaaagaaaattttgacatttgaatCA GCAAGAGAGTTATCTGCAAAACTtgtcaaatacacaaaaagtgACTCGACAGGACAAGATGGTGACATAAAGAGGTTTTACTGGCCGCTCATAAAGTGCGTGACTGTCAGGGTGCCTCATAATGATCTGCTCCAACATGTCACACTTGTGGATCTTCCTGGAAATGGGGACTATAACAAGAGTAGAGATAAAATGTGGAAGGAG ATTGTTGGATGCTGTTCTACTGTGTGGATTGTCACCGAAATCAAACGAGCAGCATCAGATGCAGAAGCCTGGGACATCCTGGAAAATGCCAGTAGCCTCATGGGAAATGGTGGCGAATGTCAGCAGGTTCACTTCATCTGCACAAAGTCTGATTTCATTACAGATTTGGATGTTAA TTCTGCTGCTGAGGTTCGTGCTGCcatatttaaaagaaacagGGAAGCCAAGGAAGCAGTGATGACAAACTtcagaaagaaacacaagatTAAT AAACACTTCAGCGAGGAGTGTTTCAAAGTGTTCACAGTGAGCTCCAAAGAGTTTCTAAAAAGAAAACGTCTAGAACCAGAGGACACTG AAATACCCAAACTTCAGGAGTTCCTGCAAGAGCTCGATGACTCTCACTCCGATACAGTAAACTACGTGTTTGGAGCTCTTGGAATTATCTCACTGATTCATGGAGCGAGATACAGCAAAGTG gCCGGCCAAACTGaacgtgtgcacacacagctTCAAACAACCCTGAGGGAGGAACTTGATAAAATCAGAAAAGCCCTGGGAGAAGTCTATATGGATTTTAAAAAGTGTCTGACTGAGGGGGTTGAAAAATCCAAAGATTCCTgtgaaaaaaagctgaattcGGTCTTGTTTCCC ACATTAAAAGGAAAGAATCGTGGTTTtcacaaaacactgaagtaTGTGGTTGAAAACAACGGCACctacaaaccaaaaaaagggaaaacaatgAACATGAATGAGAAGTTAAGTTCTCACCTGACTGACAGCATTAATGAGAAATTCAGGAAGACTTTCCC aaatgaaagacaATGTGAACCGTTCAATGGAGTCATCAAAGCATTTTCACTTCAAACTGAGCGGCTCATACAACAGAACAAAGCTGTCGAACTCCAACTGACTTTTCTCAAAACTGAG gaagaaaagataaagacaaaactCAACAAACTCATTCGTGAGCGTAAGAAAATGATCTACGGCAGCCTCGTGCAGACAATCGAAGACTGCATGAAGAGCTGCTATGAAA AAGCAGCAACATTCAGTGGACCAGGCATGCTGAACAACATGAGGTCCACCGTTGAGTGTCATGTGAGGGGTTCAAAGAACATCATGTTTGAGCAAGCGAAGAAAATTCTGTTGCAGAACTTGACAAACTTGGAG GGGGAAATCctgaaaatgctgaataaaACCTTGACGGAATCAGTTGAGCTGTCATTCAAGATGGATCATTCAACCATCCCAG atgtTTCAGCGGAGTATGACATGGTGAAGAAAAAATACGATATGCTGAAGTCCAGCCCAGAGGGAGAAATATAA